Proteins encoded in a region of the Rutidosis leptorrhynchoides isolate AG116_Rl617_1_P2 chromosome 9, CSIRO_AGI_Rlap_v1, whole genome shotgun sequence genome:
- the LOC139868814 gene encoding uncharacterized protein has product MHRDSTQPPMNPSSFTSIFVSLFLMCTISLNIRGIGQTGKISWLKRICNKEKPTILGLQETKCGQTGDNTIESFWGNSDFKFVQKDSVGASGGILTIWDTNIFSFNYAIEGEFFLAIRGTWAGHDSEIAFINVYGPHSSSKKLRLWNELSSLINSLNIPHIVFGDFNEVRNKTERMNTDCNQHWADNFNNFINNSGLIDLPLGGKRFTRICEKTMKFSKLDRFLVSDGIFTIWPNTSSKTLDRDLSDHCPIILRNNLLDSGPKPIRVFDTWLDLKDADIVIERAWSIPTTGNRPDCIFRNKLKNVKMELKKHSIQLDNIDSQIRDHISECNNWEQTAETRPLSESEKQKWIDEKMQQTVAIIKSSPKYSPIALQRSSIKS; this is encoded by the exons ATGCATCGGGATTCGACGCAACCTCCAATGAATCCATCCTCCTTCACATCGATATTTGTAAGTCTTTTTCTCATGTGTACAATTTCTTTAAATATTCGGGGTATTGGACAAACGGGTAAAATAAGTTGGCTAAAACGTATCTGCAATAAAGAAAAACCAACGATTTTAGGTCTACAAGAAACCAAATGCGGACAAACAGGTGATAACACCATTGAATCTTTCTGGGGTAATTCTGATTTTAAATTCGTCCAAAAGGACTCGGTTGGTGCTTCCGGTGGTATCTTAACTATTTGGGATACTAATATATTTTCGTTCAATTATGCGATTGAGGGCGAATTCTTCTTAGCAATACGCGGAACATGGGCAGGGCATGATTCTGAAATTGCTTTCATTAATGTATATGGTCCTCATTCTTCCTCAAAAAAACTAAGACTCTGGAACGAACTCTCATCTCTCATTAACTCTCTTAACATTCCACACATTGTCTTTGGTGACTTTAATGAAGTAAGAAACAAAACAGAACGCATGAATACAGATTGCAATCAACATTGGgcagataattttaataatttcataAATAACTCCGGATTAATTGATCTTCCATTAGGTGGAAAAAGATTCACAAGGATATGTGAGAAAACAATGAAATTCAGTAAACTTGACCGATTCCTTGTCTCTGATGGCATTTTCACCATCTGGCCCAATACATCCTCCAAAACTCTTGATCGTGATCTTTCCGATCACTGTCCTATCATTCTAAGAAATAACCTCCTCGATTCAGGCCCTAAACCAATACGTGTTTTTGACACATGGCTCGACCTTAAAGATGCCGACATTGTCATTGAAAGAGCCTGGTCGATTCCGACTACTGGTAATAGGCCAGACTGCATCTTCCGTAATAAATTAAAAAACGTAAAAATGGAGCTCAAAAAACATAGTATTCAACTTGATAACATTGACTCACAAATCCGAGATCATATATCTGAATGTAATAATTGGGAACAAACTGCCGAAACCAGACCATTATCTGAATCGGAAAAACAAAAATGGATCGATGAAAAAATGCAGCAAACT GTAGCTATTATAAAATCCTCACCAAAATACTCTCCAATCGCCTTGCAAAGGTCATCCATAAAGTCATAG